One window of Populus nigra chromosome 5, ddPopNigr1.1, whole genome shotgun sequence genomic DNA carries:
- the LOC133693160 gene encoding agamous-like MADS-box protein AGL80 isoform X2, whose product MVEYDHLSCPIYIWHRMFEARCTQTISGCKNSKILHSPAAMTRRKVKLAFIVNDSARKATFKKRKKGLMKKVWPSPLGVQRVLSKFKTMPEMEQSKKMVNQESFLRQRITKASEQLRKQRKENREKEVTQAMFQCLTGKINLANLNMIDLNDLGWMIDRNLKDVEKRVETLNKRSRSSTGGASHTSQLAVVAATGAGPSNAGQQAPESSQKADVLAATNLGVDVDSMLRQQWFMDMVTPQETAMGFGEDDNMMLPFGDTNHNALFSNTFFPLN is encoded by the exons ATGGTGGAATACGATCATCTCTCCTgccctatatatatatggcatAGAATGTTTGAGGCAAGATGCACCCAAACCATATCAGGCtgtaaaaattctaaaatcctTCATAGCCCAGCAGCCATGACTAGAAGGAAGGTGAAGCTTGCATTTATAGTTAATGATTCTGCAAGAAAAGCCACCttcaagaaaaggaagaagggCCTAATGAAGAAG GTTTGGCCCTCTCCTTTAGGAGTCCAAAGAGTGTTGTCTAAGTTCAAAACCATGCCAGAAATGGAGCAAAGTAAGAAAATGGTGAATCAAGAGAGTTTCCTTAGGCAAAGGATCACAAAAGCCAGCGAACAACTCAGGAAACAGCGGAAGGAAAACCGTGAGAAGGAGGTCACTCAAGCCATGTTCCAATGCTTGACTGGAAAAATTAACTTGGCTAACCTAAACATGATTGACTTGAATGACCTTGGATGGATGATCGACCGTAACCTGAAGGACGTTGAAAAGAGGGTTGAAACCCTAAACAAAAGGAGTAGGAGTAGTACTGGGGGTGCTAGTCATACTTCCCAATTGGCAGTAGTTGCAGCTACTGGGGCAGGACCTAGCAATGCTGGACAGCAAGCACCAGAGTCATCACAGAAAGCAGACGTGTTGGCTGCTACTAATCTTGGGGTTGATGTGGATTCCATGCTGAGACAACAATGGTTCATGGACATGGTGACCCCTCAAGAGACTGCAATGGGGTTTGGCGAGGATGACAATATGATGCTGCCTTTTGGGGATACCAACCATAATGCTCTCTTCTCTAATACCTTTTTCCCCTTGAATTga
- the LOC133693160 gene encoding agamous-like MADS-box protein AGL80 isoform X1 yields MVEYDHLSCPIYIWHRMFEARCTQTISGCKNSKILHSPAAMTRRKVKLAFIVNDSARKATFKKRKKGLMKKVSELSTLCGIDSCAIIYSPYDSQPQVWPSPLGVQRVLSKFKTMPEMEQSKKMVNQESFLRQRITKASEQLRKQRKENREKEVTQAMFQCLTGKINLANLNMIDLNDLGWMIDRNLKDVEKRVETLNKRSRSSTGGASHTSQLAVVAATGAGPSNAGQQAPESSQKADVLAATNLGVDVDSMLRQQWFMDMVTPQETAMGFGEDDNMMLPFGDTNHNALFSNTFFPLN; encoded by the coding sequence ATGGTGGAATACGATCATCTCTCCTgccctatatatatatggcatAGAATGTTTGAGGCAAGATGCACCCAAACCATATCAGGCtgtaaaaattctaaaatcctTCATAGCCCAGCAGCCATGACTAGAAGGAAGGTGAAGCTTGCATTTATAGTTAATGATTCTGCAAGAAAAGCCACCttcaagaaaaggaagaagggCCTAATGAAGAAGGTGAGTGAGCTAAGCACCCTTTGTGGgattgattcttgtgctatcaTTTATAGTCCGTATGATTCTCAACCTCAGGTTTGGCCCTCTCCTTTAGGAGTCCAAAGAGTGTTGTCTAAGTTCAAAACCATGCCAGAAATGGAGCAAAGTAAGAAAATGGTGAATCAAGAGAGTTTCCTTAGGCAAAGGATCACAAAAGCCAGCGAACAACTCAGGAAACAGCGGAAGGAAAACCGTGAGAAGGAGGTCACTCAAGCCATGTTCCAATGCTTGACTGGAAAAATTAACTTGGCTAACCTAAACATGATTGACTTGAATGACCTTGGATGGATGATCGACCGTAACCTGAAGGACGTTGAAAAGAGGGTTGAAACCCTAAACAAAAGGAGTAGGAGTAGTACTGGGGGTGCTAGTCATACTTCCCAATTGGCAGTAGTTGCAGCTACTGGGGCAGGACCTAGCAATGCTGGACAGCAAGCACCAGAGTCATCACAGAAAGCAGACGTGTTGGCTGCTACTAATCTTGGGGTTGATGTGGATTCCATGCTGAGACAACAATGGTTCATGGACATGGTGACCCCTCAAGAGACTGCAATGGGGTTTGGCGAGGATGACAATATGATGCTGCCTTTTGGGGATACCAACCATAATGCTCTCTTCTCTAATACCTTTTTCCCCTTGAATTga